DNA from Triticum aestivum cultivar Chinese Spring chromosome 7D, IWGSC CS RefSeq v2.1, whole genome shotgun sequence:
tttttgcgataGCCAAAAGCCCAAAAGACCATGGAAAGTTAAGGGAAAAGCAAGTAAATCAGAGCTAGATTATTTATTTCATGCAAGAGTACCACTTAAGTTTAGTTAGGCATAGCAAAACACTATTTTTTTCATGATAAAGTACACATCATAGCACATGATGGATACTGAGGAACACGATTATTATTACTAAGCAGTCAACACATGATGGCAGCAATTCCTAACATCAGGCTATTAAATTTTATTTCAGAATTGCGTGAAGAGAAAATTGTGTCGGTGGTCATTTGTATGGTCAGAGCTTAGGTAAAAAAATTAGTCATAGATTGCTCACTTTTATGCTTGGTTTGAAATGCCTTAATGTGTGTGTATTGGCTCTTTTATAAGAACCCGCTTATTTTTCCCATTCTGAATATGTAGAGCCAAGCATATTTAGTCAATGTCTCGAAGATCAAAGGTCAGACCAGATGTGCATAAAATAAATTTGTGAGATAGCCAAATGGCGATTGAAAGTTGAGCAAAAGTCAATTAAATCATACAAGATTACTGCTTAAGTTTAGTTAGGTGCAGCAAAACACTGTTTTCATAAAGTAAGCATCATAGCACATGATGGAAGAGCGCTGTCGTTATTATAAAACAGTCAGCACATGATGGGTCAACCATTTCAAACATCATGCTTATAAAAGTAATATCAGGATTGAGTGAAGAGAAAATTAAGCTAATGATAGTTTGGATGGTCAGAGCTTAGGCGGGAAAAAGGAGTTATTTTATACAAACCTGATTGACCGTGCCTGGTTCATGGAGAAAGATTTGTCGTACTCATCATTCGGCGGGTCAGGGAGCAGACCAGACGCCTTGCCCTTTGAATTAGAGTAGTGCAGAATTGCAACACCGGTAACCCTGGTCCAGAGCGACTCGTTCACGAACCGAGCGCTGGCCACGATGTAATAGTCGCTGCTTGCATTCTGGTCCATGGTGACCAGAAAGGAGTAGGACTGCCCCACGTGGATGTCGAGGTTGGTGAAGTTCTGCTTCATCGTGTAGGAGCCCTCCGTCTCGACCATGGCCATGTTGTGTCCCTGGATCCTCAGGTTCAAGCTCGTGGAGACGCCCACGTTGTGGACTCTGAAGCGGTATGTTTTGCCTGTTGTGGAAATGAGGCTACCAGTTACAACGATTACGACAATGTACTATAGTAGTACTTATTGTTCAAAGAAATTTATAGTTGGCCTTATCATGAAACTAAGTAGCGATTAATCACCAACCTCTTGCACCCATCATATCAGAGAAAAAGTATGGTGCAAGATTGAGCAGTAACATATAAGTATATTTGCAGCAGCAGCATTTGGAACCAACCATGATTATTTCCTCATTACCATGCTGCCAGTTACCAAGTAGTGATCATTGTCTAAAGAAATGTGTAGTTGGCCTTAGCATGAAAGTAAGTAGTAATTAATCATCAACCACATGGCCCATCATATTCAGAGAGAAAAAAACATGTTGTACAGCTGAACAGTTAATAACATATTATAAGTATTGGCAGCAACAGCATTTCGAACAAACCATGATTATTTCCTCATTACCATGCCCATGAAAGATGCGAGGAATTGAAAAGTGGTAATGCAGTATATGATGATGAAAGCGAGAGAAGCAATCACCCTACCTGGCTCGACATTGATGGTCTCGTACTCGATGCCAGCCGGGACGAGGGAGTCATTGTACCGATACGGCCCCTTGCCATTCATGAGAACGCCGTCGGGCATCCCGAGCTCCTTCCCATCATCGAGCATCTTCCTGAGGTCCTATAACACAAGAGAAAACCACAATCAAACACCCTCTCACTGCAAACCCAGTTTGTGGTATACATTTCTTCCCCTGATCCTGCTTACCGTGTGGTTCTTCTTGTACCAGTCCCCAATGAAGAGCCTGACGTCGCCGTCGGGGATGTCAAACGGGACAGAGATGACAGCACGGTTGTTCACCGTGATGCCGCCGAATCCGCCGGCGGCGCGCTGCATGGAGAGCGGCGGGAAGTAGAAGAAGCTGCCTATCTGGTCCTTGACCTGGAAGTTGTAGGTCCAGTTCCACCCCGGCGGGATGGGGCAGTTGGTGCCGAGGACTCCGTCCTGCCAGCAGTTCTTCCGCTGCTGGATGCCGTCCCTGAATTGATCAAAAAACCAGAGCAAGGCTTGCTTGTCATCACACTGAAGCCATCCATGACTGTAATAACTGAAGCCTGCAAGAGCAGTGAGATGAGTGAAGTTTGGATGGTGGTGGGAGTGGGGAGTGGGCAGACCAGGTGATGAGGAGCGGCTCGTCGAGGCTGTTGAGGACGTTGACGGCGACGTTGTAGTTGGTTGTGACGTTCACCACGGGGCCCGGGAACTCCTTGTTGATTGCGATCACCTGAAAACAAAGCGAAAATTTCAGAAACACACGggttcaggttcaggttcaggTAGATTCATCCTGGCGGTTAATTAATTAAAATCAGGCGCCGCGAGGTCAGATCTCTGTCGGGAAGCGCACGGGAACAGTGCGGCGGGGAGCGGGAGGGGGATCTGGACTTTTGGAGGCGGCCGGCGTCGAAATGAATCGAAACTTTTGAAGGTGGGGAGCGGGAGGGGGCAAAAAATTCAAAACTTTTGCGCGTGTCAGGCCGGGGAATCCTTGAATCGAAGGGCGGTACAATCGGGCGGCATGGTTTCCAGAAATCTACTACTAGCATCCCCTCCCCGCGAAGGGGGGAGGGAGCGGTAGCGCGGACGGCACCCCGAATAAGGCGTGAAACGGGGGGAAAACTGAATCTTGACGGCGGGCAGGCAGGGCAAGCGGACGGGCGGGCGGAGGCCCCCGCGCGCGGAAACCCAAACAAATCTTGCGGCGGAGGGGGAGCGGAGcacgcgtcggcggcggcggcaggcaagtGATTGGGAATGGAAGAAGACGGAGGGGGAGGGATGGCCATACCTTCTGCGGGACGCCGAGCGGGGATCTGGTGACGTAGGAGACGTCCCAGTCGAAGGCGGCGTAGGGGTCGGT
Protein-coding regions in this window:
- the LOC123165179 gene encoding monocopper oxidase-like protein SKU5, with translation MACPAAALLLPLLLGFLAAPSPARATDPYAAFDWDVSYVTRSPLGVPQKVIAINKEFPGPVVNVTTNYNVAVNVLNSLDEPLLITWDGIQQRKNCWQDGVLGTNCPIPPGWNWTYNFQVKDQIGSFFYFPPLSMQRAAGGFGGITVNNRAVISVPFDIPDGDVRLFIGDWYKKNHTDLRKMLDDGKELGMPDGVLMNGKGPYRYNDSLVPAGIEYETINVEPGKTYRFRVHNVGVSTSLNLRIQGHNMAMVETEGSYTMKQNFTNLDIHVGQSYSFLVTMDQNASSDYYIVASARFVNESLWTRVTGVAILHYSNSKGKASGLLPDPPNDEYDKSFSMNQARSIRMNVTTGAARPNPQGSFHYGEINVTQVYKLRNMPPVTINGKKRTTLNGISYSPPATPLRLADLYDKKEVYTLDFPTMPSDGPPAIGSSVINSTYKNFMEIVFQNNDTKVQTYHIDGYAFWVVGMDYGEWKNESRSTYNKWDGVSRCTTQVFPGAWTAVLLSLDSPGFWNVRTENLDTWYLGQETYIRVVDPDGGYNVTESVIPDNALFCGLLREKQKAQKPHGSSSSSASPAVKQSGYLLAVLVSLVAFSVVGQ